Proteins from a genomic interval of Candidatus Rokuibacteriota bacterium:
- the gspF gene encoding type II secretion system inner membrane protein GspF gives MPVFTYTAADTAGRRVSGRLDAKDEIAAVVHLQAQRLFPLDVREAREEAPGWRWGLPGISTRELQSFTQQLATLLTAGVELDRALAIQTELTHNRNFRRIIAQVRESVQGGSSLAEALARHPRVFSRLYVSMVSAGEAGGVLEQLLARLATFLAGVQELKDYLVTSLIYPVFLAVVGTSTVTLLLVFVLPQFTTIFQAMGGTLPLPTQILLGVSGFLTAYWWLVAGGLAAAVVGARQFVATPGGGLAWDRLKLRLPLVGVLLQKTEVARWARTLGTLVESGIPFFQATRIVKETVGNRVIAQAMDSVAEGVKKGAGIAVPLRESGVFPPLAIHMISVGEESGRLEEMLLRVAEAYDTEVRTGVKRLISLLEPIMIVAMGIVVGLVVISILLAIFSINDLPL, from the coding sequence ATGCCCGTTTTCACCTATACCGCTGCTGACACCGCCGGCCGACGCGTGAGCGGCCGGCTCGATGCAAAGGACGAGATCGCCGCCGTGGTGCACCTACAGGCCCAGCGGCTCTTCCCCCTCGACGTGCGCGAAGCGCGGGAGGAGGCGCCCGGGTGGCGCTGGGGCCTGCCCGGGATCAGCACCCGCGAGCTTCAGAGCTTCACCCAGCAGCTCGCGACGCTCCTGACCGCCGGGGTCGAGCTGGACCGGGCCCTCGCCATCCAGACCGAGCTCACCCACAACAGGAACTTCCGTCGGATCATCGCTCAGGTGAGGGAGTCGGTTCAGGGCGGCAGCTCCCTCGCCGAGGCCCTCGCCCGCCACCCACGGGTGTTCTCGCGCCTCTACGTGAGCATGGTGAGCGCGGGGGAGGCCGGCGGCGTCCTCGAGCAACTGCTGGCGCGGCTGGCCACCTTCCTGGCGGGCGTCCAGGAGCTGAAGGACTACCTGGTGACCTCGCTGATCTACCCGGTCTTCCTCGCCGTCGTGGGGACGAGCACCGTGACCCTCCTCCTGGTCTTCGTCCTCCCGCAGTTCACGACCATCTTTCAGGCCATGGGCGGCACGCTCCCGCTCCCCACCCAGATCCTGCTAGGGGTGTCCGGGTTCTTGACCGCGTACTGGTGGCTGGTGGCGGGCGGGCTGGCGGCGGCCGTGGTCGGGGCGCGCCAGTTCGTGGCGACGCCGGGCGGAGGGCTCGCGTGGGACCGGCTCAAGCTCCGGTTGCCCCTGGTCGGAGTGCTCTTGCAGAAGACCGAGGTCGCGCGGTGGGCGCGGACGCTGGGGACGCTCGTCGAGAGCGGCATCCCGTTCTTCCAGGCGACGCGCATCGTGAAGGAGACCGTCGGCAACCGCGTCATCGCCCAGGCCATGGACAGCGTCGCCGAGGGGGTCAAGAAGGGCGCCGGGATCGCCGTGCCGCTCCGCGAGAGCGGCGTGTTCCCGCCGCTCGCCATCCACATGATCAGCGTGGGCGAGGAGAGCGGGCGGCTCGAGGAGATGCTGCTCCGCGTGGCCGAGGCCTACGACACCGAGGTCCGCACCGGGGTGAAGCGCCTCATCTCGCTCCTCGAGCCGATCATGATCGTGGCGATGGGGATCGTCGTGGGCCTGGTGGTAATCTCGATCCTGCTCGCCATCTTCAGCATCAACGATCTTCCGCTCTAG
- the gspE gene encoding type II secretion system ATPase GspE, whose product MRDRTRLGDLLIAAGLITADQLREALALQTQRRERLGALLVEMGALGEHDLLTVLSRQLGVPYVPGSAFPQTPVFSNTVSLRFLTEQRCLPIAVEDGVLTVAMENPSDLETVEALELVLGMTVRPCLGSPRAIVATLTEYANSAATAMERIVDEITPEEGELVFAGEDEDLQHLREAAQEAPVIRLVNLIISRAVEIAASDIHIEPFEGTLRIRYRIDGVLHDTEAPPKRLQAAIVSRVKIMAKMNIAERRLPQDGRIKLRVLNRAIDLRVATIPTVHGESVVMRILDRQSLFFTLDRLGFPAERLGQFERLIQRPYGIILVTGPTGSGKTTTLYAALDKINSPEKKIITIEDPVEYQLEGVNQIQVKPKIGLSFANGLRHIVRQDPDIILVGEIRDAETAEIAIQSALTGHLVFSTLHTNDAAGAVTRLQDMGIEPYLIASSVLGILAQRLVRLICRACAEPYELDAVALQTLGIMTAGGSLRATRGRGCEACTYTGYRGRTGIYELLLVDDDSRGLIMAKATAQEIKLRGMALGMRTLRQDGWDKVLRGLTAVSEVLRVTQEEGETLPLEAQPAAGSKPIPLTREQAAPAGLHIAAPS is encoded by the coding sequence ATGAGGGACCGGACCCGCCTCGGGGACCTCTTAATCGCGGCCGGGCTGATCACCGCTGACCAGCTCCGGGAGGCCCTGGCCCTGCAGACCCAGCGTCGGGAGCGGCTGGGCGCGCTCCTGGTCGAAATGGGCGCGCTCGGCGAGCACGATCTGCTGACGGTGCTGAGCCGACAGCTCGGCGTGCCGTACGTCCCGGGCTCGGCCTTCCCCCAGACCCCGGTCTTCTCCAACACGGTCTCGCTGCGCTTCCTCACCGAGCAGCGCTGTCTCCCCATCGCGGTTGAGGACGGCGTCCTCACGGTAGCCATGGAGAACCCCTCGGACCTCGAGACCGTGGAGGCTCTCGAGTTGGTCCTGGGCATGACGGTGCGGCCGTGCCTCGGTAGCCCGCGGGCGATCGTGGCGACCCTGACCGAGTACGCCAACAGCGCGGCGACCGCCATGGAGCGGATCGTCGACGAAATCACTCCGGAGGAAGGGGAGCTGGTCTTCGCCGGGGAGGACGAGGACCTCCAGCACCTGCGCGAAGCGGCCCAAGAGGCTCCCGTCATCCGCCTGGTGAACCTGATCATTTCCCGAGCCGTCGAGATCGCGGCGAGCGACATCCACATCGAGCCGTTCGAGGGGACGCTCAGGATCCGGTACCGGATCGACGGGGTGCTCCACGATACCGAGGCGCCGCCGAAGCGGCTCCAGGCGGCCATCGTCTCGCGCGTCAAGATCATGGCCAAGATGAACATCGCCGAGCGCCGCCTCCCGCAGGACGGGCGGATCAAGCTCCGGGTCCTCAACCGCGCCATCGACCTCCGGGTCGCGACGATCCCCACGGTCCACGGCGAGAGTGTGGTGATGCGGATCCTGGACCGCCAGTCGCTTTTCTTCACGCTCGACCGGCTGGGCTTCCCCGCAGAGCGGCTGGGGCAGTTCGAGAGGCTCATCCAGCGTCCGTACGGGATCATCCTGGTCACCGGGCCGACCGGGTCCGGGAAGACGACGACCCTCTATGCGGCCCTCGACAAGATCAACTCGCCGGAGAAGAAGATCATCACGATCGAGGACCCGGTCGAGTACCAGCTCGAGGGCGTGAACCAGATCCAGGTCAAGCCCAAGATCGGCCTCAGCTTCGCCAACGGTCTCCGTCACATCGTCCGCCAGGACCCGGACATCATCCTGGTGGGAGAGATCCGCGACGCTGAGACCGCGGAAATCGCCATCCAGTCAGCGCTGACCGGCCACCTGGTCTTCTCCACGCTCCACACCAACGACGCCGCCGGCGCGGTCACGCGGCTTCAGGACATGGGGATCGAGCCCTACCTGATCGCCTCGTCGGTCCTGGGGATCCTGGCCCAGCGGCTGGTCCGCCTCATCTGCCGGGCCTGCGCCGAGCCGTACGAGCTGGATGCCGTGGCGCTTCAGACCCTGGGGATCATGACCGCCGGCGGCTCGCTGCGCGCGACCCGCGGTCGGGGATGCGAGGCGTGCACCTACACGGGGTACCGGGGCCGGACCGGGATCTACGAGCTACTGCTGGTCGACGACGACAGTCGCGGGCTCATCATGGCCAAGGCCACGGCCCAGGAGATCAAGCTTCGCGGCATGGCCCTCGGCATGCGGACGCTTCGACAGGACGGCTGGGACAAGGTTCTCAGGGGGCTCACGGCCGTGTCCGAGGTGCTGCGCGTCACCCAGGAGGAGGGCGAGACGCTCCCGCTGGAGGCCCAGCCCGCCGCCGGCTCCAAGCCCATCCCGCTCACCCGCGAGCAGGCCGCGCCCGCCGGGCTCCACATCGCGGCGCCGTCCTGA
- a CDS encoding ABC transporter substrate-binding protein has protein sequence MSRALRIAAVIVALVVGLVAPGPAQVQVAGGSLIVQAPAEPPGLDLTASPASAIAAVVHYNIQECLVRIDKSGKLLPWLAERWYSTDNLNYTFFLKKGVKFHNGREFKAPDVKFVLERALNPETKHPHRKHYEDIAAIHVGDDYTVTVSLKRVNASFLLNLARQGSVIYPREAADTLKSHPVGTGPFVFSDWVRGDRIVLAKNKDYHVKGLPYLDRITFRFIPDPNSALAALKAGDVDVLAFGLGPESVPELKSDPRFAVIQGDTTNDVILALNNSRKPFDDVRVRRAITHAINKEEVIKGAMFGLGRPLGSNIDPLNPYHVDMARAVPHDPERAKKLLAESGYPNGFETVLKVPPQYYYTVRSGEVIVNQLTKVGIKVKLEQIEWGQWLARIYRNADYDMTIIGHAESWDAGNYANPGYYFRYNSSKFQKVYAESEVTLDEKKRRELYLQLQKIMVEEAPVVWLFVHPRLVATKKGVQGIWKDLPTPSMDLSEVYWAR, from the coding sequence GTGAGCAGAGCCCTACGCATCGCCGCGGTAATCGTCGCGCTCGTCGTCGGGCTCGTCGCCCCTGGCCCGGCGCAGGTCCAGGTCGCGGGCGGGAGCCTGATCGTGCAGGCTCCGGCCGAGCCGCCCGGCCTGGATCTCACCGCGAGCCCGGCGTCGGCCATCGCCGCCGTCGTCCACTACAACATCCAGGAGTGCCTGGTGAGGATCGACAAGAGCGGCAAGCTCCTGCCGTGGCTGGCCGAGCGCTGGTACAGCACGGACAACCTCAACTACACGTTCTTCCTCAAGAAAGGCGTCAAGTTCCACAACGGCCGCGAGTTCAAGGCCCCGGACGTCAAGTTCGTCCTCGAGCGGGCGCTGAACCCCGAGACCAAGCATCCCCACCGGAAGCACTACGAGGACATCGCCGCCATCCACGTGGGGGACGACTACACCGTCACGGTCTCGCTCAAGCGGGTCAACGCCTCCTTCCTCCTGAACCTGGCGCGGCAGGGCTCGGTGATCTACCCGCGCGAGGCGGCGGACACGCTGAAGAGCCACCCGGTGGGCACCGGACCGTTCGTGTTCTCCGACTGGGTGCGCGGCGACCGGATCGTCCTGGCCAAGAACAAGGACTATCACGTGAAGGGGCTGCCCTACCTGGATCGGATCACGTTCCGGTTCATCCCGGATCCCAACTCCGCCCTCGCCGCGCTCAAGGCGGGGGATGTGGACGTGCTGGCCTTCGGCCTCGGGCCCGAGAGCGTTCCCGAGCTGAAGAGCGATCCGCGCTTCGCCGTGATCCAGGGGGACACCACCAACGACGTCATCCTTGCCCTCAACAACTCCCGCAAGCCCTTCGACGACGTCCGCGTGCGGCGGGCCATCACCCACGCGATCAACAAGGAGGAGGTCATCAAGGGGGCCATGTTCGGGCTCGGGCGGCCGCTGGGGTCGAACATCGATCCTCTTAACCCGTACCACGTGGACATGGCCAGGGCGGTCCCCCACGATCCGGAACGCGCGAAGAAGCTTCTGGCCGAGAGCGGTTACCCGAACGGGTTCGAGACCGTGCTGAAGGTTCCCCCCCAGTACTACTACACGGTGCGCTCGGGTGAGGTGATCGTGAACCAGCTCACCAAGGTCGGGATCAAGGTGAAGCTGGAGCAGATTGAATGGGGGCAGTGGCTGGCCCGGATCTACCGGAACGCCGACTACGACATGACCATCATCGGCCACGCCGAATCCTGGGACGCGGGCAACTACGCGAACCCGGGGTATTACTTCCGCTACAACAGCTCGAAGTTCCAGAAGGTCTACGCGGAGTCGGAGGTGACGCTGGACGAGAAGAAGCGCCGGGAGCTGTACCTCCAGCTCCAGAAGATCATGGTGGAGGAGGCCCCGGTGGTGTGGCTCTTCGTCCACCCGCGCCTGGTGGCGACGAAGAAAGGGGTGCAGGGGATCTGGAAGGACCTCCCGACCCCTTCCATGGACCTGTCCGAGGTCTACTGGGCGAGGTGA
- a CDS encoding ABC transporter permease → MSSPRRLRSFRHFTFALGFAITALLVLTAALSFGYTPWDPLQMSLVDRLRGPSGAHWLGTDQYGRDLLSRIMAGAVTSIAVGVIAVGIGMGVGVALGMLSGYFGGWLDEGFMRLMDAVQGFPAILSALLITAVFSPGITISMVAIGAAFTPIFARLTRGKFLELREREFVLAARALGAGDAALIGRHILPNTVAPLIVQATISFPVAILAEAGLSYLGLGTQPPQPSWGLMLKEAQSFLSLNPWFAIFPGGAIALSVLGLNLLGDGLRDVLDPRVRT, encoded by the coding sequence ATGAGTAGCCCCCGGCGGCTGCGCTCCTTCCGTCACTTCACCTTCGCGCTGGGCTTCGCGATCACGGCCCTTCTCGTGCTGACCGCGGCGCTCTCCTTCGGCTACACTCCGTGGGACCCGCTGCAGATGTCCCTCGTGGACCGGCTCCGGGGCCCGTCGGGGGCCCACTGGCTCGGCACCGACCAGTACGGCCGCGACCTGCTCTCGCGCATCATGGCCGGCGCCGTCACGTCCATCGCGGTCGGCGTCATCGCGGTCGGGATCGGGATGGGCGTCGGCGTGGCGCTCGGGATGCTCAGCGGCTACTTCGGGGGCTGGCTGGACGAGGGCTTCATGCGGCTGATGGATGCGGTGCAGGGGTTTCCCGCCATCCTCTCCGCCCTCCTCATCACCGCGGTCTTCAGCCCCGGGATCACGATCAGCATGGTGGCGATCGGCGCCGCCTTCACTCCCATCTTCGCCCGGCTCACGCGCGGAAAGTTCCTCGAGCTGAGGGAGCGCGAGTTCGTCCTGGCCGCCCGCGCGCTGGGGGCCGGGGATGCCGCGCTCATCGGCCGCCACATCCTGCCGAACACCGTGGCGCCGCTCATCGTCCAGGCGACCATCAGCTTTCCCGTCGCGATCCTGGCCGAAGCCGGGCTCTCGTACCTGGGGCTCGGCACCCAGCCCCCGCAGCCGTCGTGGGGACTGATGCTGAAGGAGGCGCAGAGCTTCCTCTCGCTCAACCCGTGGTTCGCGATCTTCCCCGGTGGCGCCATCGCGCTGTCGGTCCTCGGCCTCAACCTCCTGGGCGATGGGTTGCGCGACGTCTTGGACCCGCGCGTGCGGACTTGA
- a CDS encoding sigma-70 family RNA polymerase sigma factor codes for MGETDDLVPGLRAGRREAFEALVDRTYRMIYGLAARMVGHPEEARDIVQEVYLRSYQALPRYRGEASPGTWLYRIAVNVCLDHQRRRRPREALDETLSATNPSPLEASLEAESARRLAGSVMGLPPRQKVTLVLRVYQGLSFREIAELLDSPIGTVKANYHHALLRLRQEFRGTPGS; via the coding sequence ATGGGTGAGACCGACGACCTCGTCCCCGGGCTCAGGGCGGGGCGTCGCGAGGCCTTTGAGGCCCTGGTAGATCGGACCTATCGGATGATCTACGGTCTCGCCGCGCGGATGGTCGGACACCCCGAGGAGGCTAGGGACATCGTCCAGGAAGTGTACCTGCGGAGCTACCAGGCACTCCCCCGCTACCGGGGGGAGGCGAGCCCGGGGACGTGGCTCTACCGCATCGCGGTGAACGTCTGCCTGGACCACCAGAGGCGTCGACGCCCCCGGGAGGCCCTGGACGAGACGCTGAGCGCGACGAACCCGTCGCCCCTCGAGGCGAGTCTCGAGGCTGAATCGGCGCGCCGCCTCGCGGGCTCGGTCATGGGGCTACCGCCCAGGCAGAAGGTCACGCTGGTCCTCCGGGTGTACCAGGGGCTGAGCTTCCGGGAGATCGCCGAACTGCTGGACTCCCCAATCGGGACGGTCAAGGCCAACTACCATCACGCGCTCCTGCGCCTGAGGCAGGAGTTCAGAGGGACGCCGGGGTCGTGA
- the gspG gene encoding type II secretion system major pseudopilin GspG has protein sequence MAPLSCWRWRSPWVRRLRERRGFTLIELLVVMVILGLLAGLVAPRFLGKVGRSKQQAAQAQLELLGTALDSFRLDAGRYPTTSEGLQVLRTKPSGIEMWDGPYLKREVPLDPWGRPYIYQSPGEHGEYDLISYGADGAQGGEGENADVVSWKSSQ, from the coding sequence ATGGCTCCCCTCTCGTGCTGGCGGTGGCGTTCCCCGTGGGTTCGACGGCTCCGGGAGCGCCGGGGGTTCACGCTCATCGAGCTCCTGGTGGTCATGGTCATCCTCGGACTCCTGGCCGGGCTCGTGGCCCCGCGCTTTCTCGGCAAGGTGGGGCGCTCGAAGCAGCAGGCGGCTCAGGCCCAGCTGGAGCTGCTGGGGACGGCGCTGGACTCGTTCCGTCTCGACGCGGGGCGCTATCCCACGACCTCCGAGGGCCTCCAGGTCCTCCGCACCAAGCCATCGGGGATCGAGATGTGGGACGGGCCCTACCTGAAGCGGGAGGTCCCCCTCGATCCCTGGGGACGTCCCTACATCTACCAGTCGCCGGGCGAGCACGGCGAGTACGACCTGATCTCGTACGGGGCCGACGGCGCTCAGGGCGGCGAGGGGGAGAACGCCGACGTCGTGAGCTGGAAGAGCAGCCAATGA
- a CDS encoding SDR family oxidoreductase, with product MSMFLVTGGAGFIGSHVVERLLRDGHRVRVLDNFSTGTRENLAFAAGNPRLEVVEGDLTDLDAVVRAARGAEVIFHQAAMRSVPRSVEDPLGANASNVTGTLHVLVAAREAGVRRVVYASSSSIYGDRPDLPKREDQPPAPVSPYAVSKLAGELYCSVWARLYGVETLGLRYFNVFGPRQDPTSQYAAVVPRFILWALRGEPLEVHGDGLQSRDFTYVDNVVEANLLAAQAPGIAGEMFNVGCGNRVSLLEMIGLLDGIVGRRLERVHTARRPGDVPHTQADIGKVKRFLGYAPVVDFEEGLRRTVGFFRGRSA from the coding sequence GTGTCCATGTTTCTGGTGACGGGCGGCGCCGGGTTCATCGGGTCCCACGTCGTGGAGCGCCTGCTCCGGGACGGCCACCGGGTCCGGGTGCTCGACAACTTCTCCACGGGCACGCGCGAGAACCTGGCCTTCGCGGCCGGCAACCCGCGGCTCGAGGTCGTGGAGGGGGATCTCACCGACCTCGACGCCGTCGTTCGCGCCGCCCGCGGGGCGGAGGTCATCTTCCATCAGGCCGCCATGCGGTCGGTGCCGCGCTCGGTGGAGGACCCGCTCGGCGCGAACGCGAGCAATGTGACCGGCACCCTGCACGTCCTGGTCGCCGCCCGCGAGGCGGGGGTCAGGCGCGTGGTGTACGCGTCGTCCTCGTCAATCTACGGCGACCGTCCGGATCTGCCCAAGCGCGAGGACCAGCCTCCGGCCCCGGTCTCTCCCTACGCTGTCTCCAAGCTCGCGGGCGAGCTCTACTGCTCGGTCTGGGCGCGCCTCTACGGGGTCGAGACGCTCGGGCTCCGCTACTTCAACGTCTTCGGCCCGCGCCAGGATCCGACCTCCCAGTACGCCGCCGTGGTCCCGCGCTTCATCCTCTGGGCGCTCCGCGGCGAACCCCTGGAGGTCCACGGCGACGGGCTCCAGTCGCGGGACTTCACCTATGTGGACAACGTGGTGGAGGCGAACCTGCTTGCCGCCCAGGCGCCCGGCATCGCCGGGGAGATGTTCAACGTCGGGTGCGGGAACCGCGTGAGCCTCCTGGAGATGATCGGACTGCTGGATGGAATCGTCGGCCGACGGCTGGAGCGTGTCCACACCGCCCGCCGGCCAGGGGACGTCCCCCACACGCAGGCGGACATCGGCAAGGTCAAGCGCTTCCTCGGTTATGCGCCGGTGGTGGACTTCGAGGAAGGGCTCCGGCGGACCGTCGGGTTCTTCAGAGGGAGGAGCGCATAA
- a CDS encoding glycosyltransferase family 4 protein, which yields MRPRRSLHVGVEATPLRAYRLGGVWRYTRSLVEALGRRADGHRYSLLFFDSFRPGARERPAFPPGAAVRIVNRLPNLLFGLSAAWPLLVRALSVESFLGPVDCFHSVNGVALPQRRGRRVVTVHDLSCLRVPEYHPRARVLHARLTLPPAVRAADAVIVPSRQTRDDLAALLGVPPEKVWVIPEAPAPAFRPRSAGEVAPVLDRYGLAAKGYLLFVGSLEPRKNLLTLLRAYETLYERDDNPPALVLAGGPGWRNRELLARLRASPCAASIRRVGYLDDEEIPMLTSGAACVVYPSLYEGFGLPPLEAMACGVPVVGSDIPALREVVGEAALLVDPRSSAELAQAIDRVLGDRDLRARLGALGLERARAFSWELTAQRTVEVYEAVTR from the coding sequence ATGCGTCCGCGTCGGTCGTTGCACGTCGGCGTCGAGGCGACACCGCTCCGGGCCTACCGGCTCGGCGGGGTGTGGCGCTACACCCGGTCCCTCGTCGAGGCGCTCGGCCGCCGCGCGGACGGTCATCGCTACTCACTCCTCTTCTTCGACTCGTTCAGGCCCGGGGCTCGGGAGCGACCGGCGTTCCCGCCGGGCGCTGCGGTGAGGATCGTGAACCGGCTCCCCAACCTGCTCTTCGGCCTCAGCGCGGCGTGGCCCCTCCTCGTGAGGGCGCTGAGCGTGGAGTCGTTCCTGGGCCCGGTGGACTGCTTCCACTCGGTCAACGGCGTCGCCCTCCCGCAGCGGCGCGGCCGGCGGGTGGTGACCGTTCACGACCTCTCCTGCCTTCGCGTTCCCGAGTACCATCCGCGCGCGCGGGTCCTCCACGCGCGGCTGACGCTCCCGCCGGCCGTGAGGGCGGCCGATGCTGTGATCGTGCCCTCCCGGCAGACCCGCGACGATTTGGCGGCGCTGCTCGGGGTGCCCCCGGAGAAAGTCTGGGTGATCCCGGAGGCGCCGGCTCCCGCCTTCCGGCCCCGTTCGGCCGGCGAGGTGGCGCCGGTGCTCGACCGCTACGGGCTCGCGGCGAAGGGCTACCTGCTCTTCGTCGGCAGCCTGGAGCCGAGGAAGAACCTCCTCACGCTCCTCCGCGCCTACGAGACGCTCTACGAGCGGGACGATAACCCGCCGGCGCTGGTGCTGGCCGGGGGGCCGGGGTGGCGGAACCGTGAACTCCTGGCCCGGCTCAGGGCCTCGCCGTGTGCCGCGTCGATCCGCCGCGTCGGCTATCTCGACGACGAGGAGATCCCGATGCTCACGAGCGGGGCCGCCTGTGTCGTGTACCCGTCGCTCTACGAGGGGTTCGGCCTGCCGCCCCTCGAGGCGATGGCCTGCGGCGTGCCGGTGGTGGGCTCCGACATCCCGGCGCTCAGGGAGGTGGTCGGCGAGGCGGCGCTGCTCGTGGATCCGCGGAGCTCTGCCGAGCTCGCTCAGGCCATCGACCGCGTCCTGGGTGACAGGGACCTCCGGGCGAGACTCGGGGCGCTGGGGCTCGAGCGTGCGCGCGCGTTTTCGTGGGAGCTGACCGCCCAGCGGACGGTAGAGGTGTATGAGGCAGTGACCCGGTGA
- a CDS encoding ABC transporter permease, with translation MRSFIVRRLFALIVTLFFVSVLVFVVIRIIPGDPALIIMGTEGSPEAAERLREAMGLNRPLPVQYLEWIGRALRGDLGHSIQYDVPVAQLILSRLAVTGPLTLLAALFMVVAAIPLGIFAATRHRRWGDYLAMTLSQVGISIPSFWAGLLLILLFSVKLGWLQAGGFDGWMHGVGPALRSLMLPAVALGLFQFAVLARTTRSAILEVLREEYVKTARAKGLAEPSVLVKHALKNALIPVVTVVGLQLGQLMAGSIILESVFYLPGLGRLALGAITARDLPVVQGVVLFVASVIVFINVAVDVLYGVLDPRIRYE, from the coding sequence GTGCGTAGCTTCATTGTCCGGCGGCTCTTCGCCCTGATCGTGACGCTGTTCTTTGTGTCGGTGCTGGTGTTCGTGGTGATCCGCATTATCCCGGGCGACCCGGCGCTGATCATCATGGGGACCGAGGGCAGCCCGGAAGCGGCCGAGCGTCTCCGCGAGGCCATGGGGCTCAACCGGCCCCTCCCCGTCCAGTACCTGGAGTGGATCGGCCGCGCCCTTAGGGGCGATCTCGGCCACTCCATCCAGTACGACGTCCCGGTGGCGCAGCTCATCCTCTCACGCCTCGCCGTCACCGGCCCCCTGACCCTGCTCGCGGCGCTGTTCATGGTCGTCGCGGCCATCCCGCTCGGGATCTTTGCCGCCACGCGTCACCGGCGCTGGGGCGATTACCTCGCGATGACCCTGTCCCAGGTCGGCATCTCCATCCCGTCCTTCTGGGCGGGCCTCCTCCTGATCCTCCTCTTCTCGGTCAAGCTGGGTTGGCTGCAGGCCGGTGGGTTCGACGGCTGGATGCACGGGGTGGGACCGGCCCTCAGGTCTCTCATGCTCCCCGCCGTCGCCCTCGGGCTCTTCCAGTTCGCCGTGCTCGCCCGTACGACGCGCTCGGCGATCCTCGAGGTCCTGCGCGAGGAGTACGTCAAGACGGCGCGCGCGAAGGGGCTGGCCGAGCCGTCGGTCCTCGTCAAGCACGCCCTGAAGAACGCGCTGATCCCGGTGGTGACGGTGGTGGGGCTCCAGCTCGGCCAGCTCATGGCGGGCAGCATAATCTTGGAGTCCGTGTTCTACCTCCCCGGTCTCGGCCGGCTGGCCCTCGGCGCCATCACCGCCCGCGATCTCCCCGTGGTCCAGGGGGTCGTCCTCTTCGTGGCCTCGGTGATCGTTTTCATCAACGTGGCCGTGGACGTCCTCTACGGCGTTCTGGATCCGCGGATCCGGTATGAGTAG
- a CDS encoding glycosyltransferase family 4 protein: MRIAVNASIVDRFLTGLGVYTVNMVRELARLHGDLTVYTAHPEREEFGSVTARRIWRAVEPSHGARGHLARLLWLQLVLPLRLRADRASILFSPLPEGSLFSPVPQVVVVHDLIPLHFPSAFPRQSVYFRYVIPLLLRRSRVILSDSATTREDLGRFYRLDKRRIHVVPVGYDVRRFHPEVDPEPLRRRLGLGRYILYVGNLLPHKNLARLIAAFSRLGASIPHRLVIAGRKDPRYFPGLSAVAERLGIGQRVVFLDYMDDQELPALYAGADVFVFPSLYEGFGLPPLEAMACGTPVVTSNVSALPEVVGNAALLVDPLDVEALAQALAEVLENPARHDRLRALGLRQVYSFTWDRCARRLLDILTAADY; encoded by the coding sequence GTGAGGATCGCGGTCAACGCTTCGATCGTGGATCGGTTCCTCACCGGCCTCGGCGTCTATACCGTCAACATGGTGCGCGAGCTGGCCCGGCTCCACGGTGACCTGACCGTCTACACGGCCCACCCGGAGCGGGAGGAGTTCGGCTCGGTGACGGCCCGGCGGATCTGGCGGGCGGTCGAGCCGTCGCACGGGGCGCGGGGCCACCTCGCGCGCCTCCTCTGGCTCCAGCTGGTCCTGCCCCTTCGGCTCCGGGCCGACCGGGCCTCGATCCTCTTCTCGCCGCTCCCCGAGGGGAGCCTCTTCTCGCCGGTCCCCCAGGTGGTGGTCGTCCATGACCTCATCCCGCTCCACTTCCCCAGCGCCTTTCCGCGGCAGTCGGTCTACTTTCGTTACGTCATCCCGCTCCTGCTTCGTCGCTCGCGCGTGATCCTGAGCGACTCAGCGACCACGCGCGAGGACCTCGGCCGCTTCTACCGGTTGGACAAACGCCGGATCCATGTGGTTCCGGTGGGCTACGACGTGCGGCGGTTCCATCCGGAGGTCGACCCCGAACCCCTCCGTCGGCGGCTCGGCCTCGGGCGCTACATCCTCTACGTGGGGAATCTCTTGCCGCACAAAAATCTGGCACGGCTCATCGCCGCCTTCTCCCGGCTCGGGGCCTCGATTCCGCACCGCCTGGTCATTGCCGGACGAAAGGATCCGCGCTACTTCCCGGGCTTGTCCGCTGTGGCTGAGCGCCTCGGCATCGGCCAGCGGGTGGTCTTCCTGGACTACATGGACGACCAGGAACTGCCGGCCCTCTACGCCGGCGCCGATGTCTTTGTTTTTCCTTCGCTTTACGAAGGGTTCGGCCTCCCCCCGTTGGAGGCAATGGCATGCGGGACCCCGGTGGTGACCTCCAACGTCTCGGCGCTCCCGGAGGTGGTTGGCAACGCGGCGCTCCTGGTGGACCCCCTCGATGTGGAGGCCCTGGCCCAGGCCTTGGCCGAGGTCCTGGAGAACCCTGCTCGCCATGACCGGTTACGCGCCCTCGGGCTCCGCCAGGTGTACAGCTTTACGTGGGACCGGTGTGCCAGGCGCCTACTCGACATCCTGACCGCTGCCGATTACTAA